A single Anatilimnocola floriformis DNA region contains:
- a CDS encoding ExeA family protein, translating into MYENSFHLAQRPFASAPTAAAYVRTGTHQAAVENLVRCIERAEGVGLVVGPAGSGKSLLLQLLAAGFRNKFHVAMLNSAQLCTRKALLQSILFELKLPYRDMDEGELRLSLMQHLEPREGGPLGLLLLIDEAHTLPLRLLEEIRQLTNIVHSGQSRVRVILAGNAVLEERLSSPKLESFQQRLATRCYLQHLTREETFQYIREQITQTGGKPDSLFAQSAFEAIFTATDGVPRLINQLCDHSLVLAALGGHKQLHSSGIEEAWADLQQLPLPWSEKSIPAAADMGSIIEFGELNEPGLSAVSTHSDMLSNVAMHATELLDQIDDEIASLDLPDGELDRELQGNRYANDFHSLAARGTEIELTFKDPFGQGFDEEEVVIDRYAELEAAFRNRPRVQSVEGRELAVALFGEEAMKSVMPPQVARTESKTFVEPIVVASKPVEIREEWLSEPEPVAPAPIVAPQRTAAAADPVYPEPAFGEQPARRATIPLSDLGSDDRDLIIIEEEVTPRRKAHAPAAKGKRTDYKQLFSNLRRG; encoded by the coding sequence ATGTACGAAAACTCGTTTCACCTGGCTCAGCGTCCTTTCGCCTCGGCCCCCACGGCCGCCGCTTATGTTCGCACTGGCACGCACCAGGCCGCCGTCGAAAACCTTGTGCGCTGCATCGAACGCGCCGAAGGCGTGGGCTTGGTCGTCGGCCCTGCAGGATCGGGCAAGTCGCTGCTGCTGCAGTTGCTCGCCGCCGGTTTTCGCAACAAGTTTCACGTCGCCATGCTCAACAGCGCGCAACTTTGTACGCGTAAAGCGCTGCTGCAGAGCATTCTGTTTGAACTGAAGCTTCCCTATCGCGACATGGACGAAGGTGAGCTTCGCCTGTCGCTGATGCAGCACCTCGAGCCGCGCGAAGGTGGCCCGCTCGGCCTGCTGTTGCTCATCGATGAAGCCCACACATTGCCGCTGCGACTGCTCGAAGAGATTCGCCAGTTGACGAACATCGTTCACAGTGGCCAATCGCGGGTGCGGGTTATTCTCGCCGGCAATGCCGTGCTCGAAGAACGCCTCAGCAGCCCGAAGCTCGAGTCGTTCCAACAACGCCTGGCCACGCGTTGTTACTTGCAGCACCTCACTCGCGAAGAAACCTTCCAATACATTCGCGAACAAATCACGCAAACCGGCGGCAAGCCCGATTCGCTCTTCGCACAATCGGCCTTCGAAGCCATCTTCACCGCTACCGATGGCGTGCCGCGGCTGATCAATCAATTGTGCGACCACTCGTTAGTCCTCGCCGCGCTCGGCGGCCACAAACAGCTGCATTCGTCCGGCATCGAAGAAGCCTGGGCCGATCTGCAACAACTGCCGCTGCCGTGGAGCGAAAAGAGCATTCCCGCCGCAGCCGATATGGGCAGCATCATCGAGTTCGGCGAGCTGAACGAACCTGGTTTGAGCGCGGTGTCGACGCATTCCGACATGCTGTCGAACGTAGCCATGCACGCCACAGAGTTGCTCGATCAAATCGACGATGAAATCGCCTCGCTCGATCTGCCCGATGGCGAACTCGATCGCGAATTGCAAGGCAATCGCTACGCCAACGACTTCCATTCGCTCGCGGCACGCGGCACTGAAATCGAACTGACCTTCAAAGATCCCTTCGGCCAGGGCTTTGACGAAGAAGAAGTGGTCATCGATCGCTACGCCGAACTCGAAGCCGCCTTCCGCAATCGCCCCCGCGTGCAAAGCGTCGAAGGCCGCGAACTGGCTGTCGCGCTGTTTGGCGAAGAAGCGATGAAATCGGTCATGCCGCCGCAAGTCGCGCGCACCGAGAGCAAGACGTTCGTCGAGCCGATCGTCGTGGCTTCGAAGCCCGTGGAAATTCGCGAAGAATGGCTGAGCGAACCCGAACCGGTTGCTCCCGCGCCGATCGTTGCCCCACAGCGCACCGCTGCTGCCGCGGATCCGGTTTATCCCGAACCCGCCTTCGGCGAACAACCGGCTCGCCGCGCGACGATTCCGCTCAGCGACCTCGGCAGCGACGATCGTGACCTGATCATCATCGAAGAAGAAGTGACGCCGCGGCGGAAAGCTCACGCTCCTGCCGCGAAGGGCAAACGCACCGACTACAAGCAGCTGTTTAGCAATCTGCGGCGCGGCTAA
- a CDS encoding SDR family oxidoreductase: protein MATVLVTGGCGFIGSHLVAALLARGDSVRVLDSLVSGSQANLGDNLRNVELIVGDINDTELLTRAVAGVDTVFHQAAIASVPRSIVDPLATHLACVTGSLNVLNSARLAGVRRVVYAASSSAYGNQPTPLKTERDLPSPLSPYAAAKLAAEHYCHSFYHSYGLETVCLRYFNVFGPRQDPSGPYAAVVPIFARKLLAGEAPTIYGDGLQTRDFTYIDNVVQANLLGSTVATAAGQTFNVGSGQATSLLDMLSQLQKVLGTNLPPTFAPERTGDVRDSLADISHARAFLNYNPAIDLPEGLRRTVAALRS, encoded by the coding sequence ATGGCAACTGTTCTTGTAACTGGTGGTTGCGGTTTTATTGGTTCTCACTTGGTTGCAGCGCTCCTCGCGCGTGGCGACTCGGTGCGCGTGCTCGACTCACTCGTGTCGGGCAGCCAGGCGAACCTCGGTGACAACCTTCGTAACGTCGAACTCATCGTCGGCGACATCAACGACACCGAACTGTTGACGCGCGCCGTCGCTGGCGTCGACACGGTCTTTCATCAAGCCGCGATCGCCTCGGTGCCGCGGAGCATCGTCGATCCGCTGGCCACGCACCTGGCCTGCGTCACCGGCTCACTCAACGTGCTGAATTCCGCGCGGCTCGCCGGCGTTCGCCGCGTCGTCTATGCCGCGTCGAGCAGCGCTTACGGCAATCAACCCACGCCGCTGAAAACCGAGCGCGACCTGCCGTCGCCACTCTCGCCCTACGCGGCTGCCAAGCTCGCTGCCGAGCACTACTGCCATTCGTTCTATCACAGCTACGGCCTCGAAACCGTTTGCCTGCGCTACTTCAATGTCTTCGGCCCGCGACAAGATCCGAGCGGTCCGTATGCTGCCGTGGTGCCGATCTTTGCTCGCAAACTGCTCGCCGGTGAAGCGCCGACGATCTACGGCGATGGCCTGCAAACGCGCGACTTCACGTACATCGACAACGTCGTGCAAGCCAACCTGCTCGGCTCGACGGTCGCCACTGCCGCTGGCCAAACCTTCAACGTCGGCAGCGGCCAAGCCACCAGCCTGCTCGACATGCTCTCGCAGCTGCAAAAAGTCCTCGGCACCAACCTGCCGCCGACCTTCGCACCCGAACGGACCGGCGACGTCCGCGACAGCCTCGCCGACATTTCCCACGCCCGCGCCTTCCTCAACTACAATCCCGCCATCGACCTCCCCGAAGGCCTGCGGCGCACCGTAGCGGCGTTGCGTTCCTAA
- a CDS encoding response regulator, which produces MTISLLIADDHEVIRTGVKSMLEGSDIQVVAEASTGNQAIEATVKHHPDVVLLDVRMPETDGLEALERIIDRSPRTKVVMLTGHDNPTYIARAVALGAAGYLLKDSTRDVILGAINRAHTGLPPDADSLLGRVRNTMARRRPTYDDDIPLTNREVQVLRHVALGLSNREIGKSLEISIETVKEHVQNILRKLEAGDRTEAAVWAVKKGLV; this is translated from the coding sequence ATGACCATTAGTTTGCTGATCGCCGATGACCACGAGGTTATCCGCACCGGCGTCAAATCGATGCTGGAAGGTTCGGATATCCAGGTTGTGGCCGAGGCCTCAACCGGAAACCAGGCGATTGAAGCAACGGTTAAGCACCACCCAGACGTGGTGTTGCTCGATGTGCGAATGCCGGAGACCGACGGTCTCGAGGCGCTAGAACGAATCATCGATCGCAGTCCTCGGACTAAGGTCGTCATGCTCACCGGTCACGATAACCCCACCTACATCGCGCGGGCCGTTGCCCTGGGCGCTGCTGGATACCTTTTGAAGGACTCCACTCGCGACGTCATCTTGGGCGCCATCAACCGCGCTCACACTGGCCTGCCGCCAGATGCTGATAGCTTGCTGGGCCGCGTCCGCAACACGATGGCTCGCCGTCGCCCGACCTACGACGACGACATTCCGCTCACCAATCGCGAAGTCCAAGTGCTGCGTCATGTGGCTCTCGGTCTCAGCAACCGCGAGATCGGCAAGTCGCTCGAAATCAGCATCGAAACCGTGAAGGAGCATGTGCAAAACATCCTTCGCAAGCTCGAAGCTGGCGATCGTACCGAAGCAGCTGTTTGGGCCGTGAAAAAGGGCCTCGTTTAG
- a CDS encoding sigma-54-dependent transcriptional regulator, which yields MATAARDNTKPGRLLLVDDDVHLLDSMSSWLREQGYFCLTARSCATALEQLRKEQFDLVIVDIRLGDDDGFDVLAWVRQNRPELMVVLLTGYGTVETGIEALRAGAFDLLTKPLIDEELEMSIQRALSQNRVLVENQQLKKQLDLRFGLESIVGHDHRMQRVYDLVDRIADTRATVLITGESGTGKSLLARAIHRRSSRRDQQFVEVACGAMPEALLESELFGHAAGSFTGAVGEKIGKFTHADKGTIFLDEIGTASPTLQVKLLRVLQEFSFEPVGSTKTIKVDSRVILATNEDLSEAVADGRFRQDLFYRVNVINIELPSLRERIADIPLLAAHFQAKTCEEAGRVADGLTDETLQAMQRYNWPGNVRELQNTIERAVLLGRGNKITLEDLPPQIAAGQPVNLDQLSGKALKEAMSVPERAIILEMLENNRWNRNATADALGINRTTLYKKMKRLGIDKLPQAQH from the coding sequence ATGGCTACTGCTGCACGCGACAATACAAAGCCGGGCCGTCTCCTGCTGGTGGACGATGATGTTCACTTGCTGGATTCGATGTCGAGCTGGCTCCGCGAACAGGGGTATTTTTGCCTGACCGCGCGAAGCTGCGCGACGGCTCTCGAGCAACTGCGCAAAGAACAGTTCGACCTCGTGATCGTCGACATTCGTCTCGGCGATGACGACGGCTTTGATGTGTTGGCGTGGGTGCGCCAAAACCGTCCTGAACTGATGGTGGTTTTGCTAACGGGCTATGGAACAGTCGAGACCGGCATCGAAGCGCTGCGCGCCGGAGCATTCGATCTTTTAACAAAACCGTTAATCGATGAAGAATTAGAAATGTCGATTCAGCGAGCACTTTCGCAGAATCGCGTGCTCGTCGAGAACCAGCAGTTAAAGAAGCAACTCGACCTGCGGTTCGGTTTAGAGAGCATCGTTGGTCACGATCATCGCATGCAGCGGGTCTACGACCTGGTCGATCGAATTGCCGATACTCGCGCGACGGTTTTGATTACCGGCGAAAGTGGTACGGGCAAAAGCTTGCTGGCCCGCGCGATTCATCGCCGCAGCAGCCGCCGCGATCAGCAGTTTGTCGAAGTAGCTTGCGGAGCGATGCCCGAAGCGCTGCTCGAGAGCGAATTGTTCGGCCATGCCGCCGGTTCGTTCACCGGCGCCGTGGGTGAAAAGATTGGCAAGTTTACTCACGCCGACAAGGGCACGATCTTCCTCGACGAAATCGGGACCGCATCGCCGACGCTGCAAGTCAAGTTGCTCCGCGTGCTGCAAGAGTTCTCGTTCGAACCGGTCGGCAGCACTAAGACGATCAAAGTCGATAGCCGCGTGATCCTCGCCACGAACGAAGACCTGAGCGAAGCCGTCGCCGACGGCCGCTTCCGCCAGGATTTGTTCTATCGCGTCAACGTCATCAATATTGAGTTGCCGTCGCTGCGAGAGCGGATCGCCGATATCCCGTTGCTGGCCGCGCACTTTCAAGCGAAGACCTGCGAAGAAGCGGGCCGTGTGGCCGATGGTCTGACCGATGAAACCCTGCAAGCGATGCAGCGGTATAACTGGCCAGGCAACGTCCGCGAATTGCAGAACACTATCGAACGGGCTGTGCTGCTCGGTCGCGGCAACAAGATCACGCTCGAAGATCTGCCGCCGCAGATCGCGGCTGGTCAGCCGGTGAATCTCGATCAACTTAGCGGCAAGGCTTTGAAAGAAGCGATGTCGGTTCCCGAACGCGCGATCATTCTCGAAATGCTCGAGAACAACCGCTGGAATCGCAACGCCACCGCGGACGCGCTGGGCATCAACCGCACGACGCTTTACAAAAAGATGAAGCGGCTCGGCATCGATAAGTTGCCGCAAGCCCAGCATTAG
- the xerC gene encoding tyrosine recombinase XerC has translation MQAAILQFLRFLEVERNAAELTVKSYREDLTALDEYLGQAYERPADPAEITPLDLRGYVSAMHEAGYAKTSISRRLASLRTFFKFAQREGIASANPAKPLRNPRRDRKLPHFLSNEEIGKLLDAPPANAMGLRDRAILETTYSAGLRVSEVVGMNSGDLDLVEGIVRIRGKGRKERLAPLGSFALGALKRWLKERVLSPKEKQGPLAPIFTNKFGRRLTTRSVARMLEKYLKTTGLDRRTTPHTLRHSFATHLLDRGADIRSVQELLGHKSLVTTQIYTHVSTAGLKAVYERAHPRARIS, from the coding sequence ATGCAAGCCGCGATTCTGCAGTTTCTCCGGTTTCTCGAGGTCGAACGGAACGCGGCCGAGCTCACGGTTAAGTCGTATCGCGAGGATTTGACTGCCCTCGACGAATACTTGGGCCAAGCCTACGAACGGCCTGCAGATCCCGCGGAAATCACGCCTCTCGATCTGCGCGGCTATGTTTCGGCCATGCATGAAGCGGGCTATGCGAAGACCTCGATCTCGCGGCGACTCGCGTCCCTTCGCACGTTCTTCAAGTTTGCTCAGCGCGAAGGGATCGCCAGCGCCAATCCCGCAAAACCGTTGCGGAATCCCCGCCGCGATCGCAAATTGCCGCACTTTCTCTCGAACGAAGAGATCGGCAAACTGCTCGACGCGCCCCCCGCAAATGCGATGGGCTTACGCGATCGCGCGATCTTAGAAACGACTTACTCGGCGGGTCTCCGCGTGAGTGAAGTCGTGGGCATGAACAGCGGCGATCTCGACCTCGTGGAAGGTATCGTCCGCATCCGCGGCAAAGGCCGCAAAGAACGACTCGCGCCGCTCGGTTCGTTTGCACTCGGTGCGCTCAAGCGTTGGCTGAAAGAACGGGTCCTTTCTCCCAAGGAAAAACAAGGACCGCTGGCGCCGATCTTCACGAATAAGTTCGGCCGGCGACTCACGACCCGCAGCGTGGCTCGCATGCTGGAAAAATACTTGAAAACAACAGGCCTCGATCGGCGAACCACGCCGCACACGTTGCGTCATTCTTTTGCGACGCATCTGCTCGACCGCGGCGCTGACATTCGCAGCGTGCAAGAGTTGCTGGGTCACAAGAGCCTGGTGACCACGCAAATCTACACGCACGTCAGCACCGCAGGCTTGAAAGCCGTGTACGAGCGCGCTCATCCGCGAGCGCGCATTTCGTAA
- a CDS encoding HD domain-containing protein, which produces MSEVIEQRAKAFAEERHADQRYGSEPYVTHLAAVRAVLSSFAITGPVCVAAWLHDVLEDTPTSREELETEFGPEVTALVWAVTGVGKNRKERNASAYEKIRALPAAATLKLADRIANVEASRSAPDKLKMYRSEAANFEAALGALGEPRMWSHLRTLLAEG; this is translated from the coding sequence ATGAGCGAAGTAATCGAGCAACGAGCAAAAGCATTTGCCGAAGAACGGCACGCCGATCAACGCTACGGCAGCGAGCCGTATGTCACGCATCTTGCAGCGGTGCGAGCGGTCCTCTCGTCGTTTGCCATCACGGGGCCCGTCTGCGTGGCGGCATGGCTGCATGATGTGCTCGAGGATACACCCACGTCGCGTGAGGAACTCGAAACCGAGTTCGGCCCGGAGGTGACCGCGCTCGTATGGGCAGTCACCGGCGTTGGCAAAAATCGCAAAGAACGGAACGCCTCGGCCTACGAAAAGATTCGCGCGCTGCCCGCGGCGGCCACTCTCAAACTAGCCGACCGCATCGCCAATGTGGAAGCCTCGCGGAGCGCGCCGGACAAGCTGAAGATGTATCGCTCCGAGGCCGCAAACTTTGAAGCAGCGCTAGGTGCCCTCGGCGAACCTCGCATGTGGTCGCATCTGCGAACCTTACTCGCAGAGGGATAA
- the ahcY gene encoding adenosylhomocysteinase, giving the protein MSTAAVQRLPYKVKDLSLAELGRKKIQLAENEMPGLMALRKKYGKTKPLAGARIAGCLHMTIETAVLIETLVELGAKVTWSSCNIFSTQDEAAAAIAAAGVPVYAWKGMNNEEFDWCIEQTLFFPDGQPLNLILDDGGDLTNMVHDKYPELLGGIKGLSEETTTGVHRLAQRLEQGTLKVPAININDSVTKSKFDNLYGCRESLADGIKRATDVMIAGKVCVVAGYGDVGKGCAHSMRSYGARVIVTEIDPINALQAAMEGFEVATMEDAAPQGNIFVTTTGCCDIIRSEHFEVMKNDSIVCNIGHFDIEIDVAWLEAQVKAGKATKVNIKPAELGKVDKYTLKSNGRSILLLAEGRLVNLGCATGHPAFVMSNSFTNQVLAQLELWQHTDKYEVSLYRLPKKLDEEVARLHLEHIGVKLTTLTKKQSDYLGVATEGPYKPEHYRY; this is encoded by the coding sequence GTGTCTACCGCCGCCGTGCAGCGTCTTCCGTACAAAGTTAAGGACCTCAGCCTGGCCGAACTCGGCCGCAAGAAAATCCAACTGGCCGAAAACGAAATGCCCGGCTTGATGGCCCTGCGGAAGAAATACGGCAAGACCAAGCCGCTTGCGGGCGCCCGCATCGCCGGCTGCTTGCACATGACCATCGAAACGGCTGTGCTCATCGAAACGCTGGTCGAACTCGGCGCCAAGGTGACCTGGAGCAGCTGCAATATTTTCAGCACCCAGGATGAAGCCGCCGCCGCCATCGCTGCCGCTGGCGTTCCGGTTTACGCCTGGAAGGGCATGAACAACGAAGAGTTCGATTGGTGCATCGAACAAACGCTGTTCTTCCCCGACGGCCAACCGCTCAATCTGATTCTCGACGACGGCGGTGACCTGACCAACATGGTCCACGACAAGTACCCCGAGCTGCTTGGCGGCATCAAGGGTCTGTCGGAAGAAACGACCACGGGCGTGCATCGCCTGGCTCAGCGCCTGGAACAAGGCACGCTGAAGGTTCCGGCCATCAACATCAACGACTCGGTGACCAAGAGCAAGTTCGACAACCTCTATGGTTGCCGCGAATCGCTCGCCGATGGCATCAAGCGCGCCACCGACGTGATGATCGCCGGCAAGGTGTGCGTCGTCGCTGGCTACGGCGACGTGGGCAAGGGTTGTGCTCACAGCATGCGGAGCTACGGCGCTCGTGTGATCGTGACCGAAATCGATCCGATCAACGCCCTGCAAGCCGCCATGGAAGGCTTCGAAGTTGCCACGATGGAAGACGCCGCCCCGCAAGGCAACATCTTCGTCACCACCACGGGCTGCTGCGACATCATCCGCAGCGAGCACTTCGAAGTGATGAAGAACGACTCGATCGTTTGCAACATCGGCCACTTCGACATTGAAATCGACGTCGCCTGGCTCGAAGCCCAAGTGAAGGCCGGCAAGGCCACCAAGGTCAACATCAAGCCTGCCGAACTGGGCAAGGTCGACAAGTACACTCTGAAGTCGAACGGCCGCAGCATTCTGCTCCTCGCCGAAGGCCGCCTGGTGAACCTCGGCTGCGCGACCGGCCACCCGGCATTCGTGATGAGCAACAGCTTCACGAACCAAGTGCTCGCTCAGCTCGAACTGTGGCAGCACACCGACAAGTACGAAGTGAGCCTCTATCGCTTGCCGAAGAAGCTCGACGAAGAAGTCGCCCGCCTCCACCTCGAACACATCGGCGTGAAGCTGACGACCCTCACCAAGAAGCAGTCGGATTACCTCGGTGTGGCCACCGAAGGGCCTTACAAGCCGGAACACTATCGCTACTAA
- a CDS encoding phosphoribosylanthranilate isomerase, producing MRIKICGITNRDDATTAIEAGADALGFNFYPKSPRSISLATLQQIGGNLAVNKVGVFVNHADPLQVAIDGGLDTIQLHGDETPQELVEIVNGAQSQGKQVWRAFRCKENSLADVAEYLERCESLGALPAAVLLDAYAPDAFGGTGKVVDWNSVREQRRLLRELPLILAGGLTPENIAEAIRTAQPDGVDVASGVESSPGKKDAAKVRDFVAAAKLAFTEITGQS from the coding sequence GTGCGGATCAAAATCTGTGGCATCACGAATCGGGACGACGCCACCACGGCGATCGAGGCCGGGGCCGATGCGCTGGGATTCAATTTCTATCCCAAGAGCCCGCGATCCATTTCGCTCGCAACCCTGCAGCAGATCGGCGGCAATCTGGCGGTGAACAAGGTCGGCGTCTTCGTGAATCACGCCGATCCCTTGCAAGTCGCGATTGACGGTGGCCTCGATACGATTCAACTGCACGGTGATGAAACGCCGCAGGAGTTGGTAGAAATCGTCAACGGTGCTCAGTCGCAAGGAAAGCAAGTCTGGCGAGCCTTTCGTTGCAAGGAAAACAGCCTGGCCGATGTCGCCGAGTATCTGGAGCGCTGCGAGTCGCTCGGTGCGTTACCTGCAGCGGTGCTCCTTGATGCTTATGCCCCGGATGCCTTTGGTGGAACTGGCAAAGTCGTCGATTGGAACTCGGTGCGCGAACAACGTCGTCTGTTGCGCGAACTGCCGCTGATTCTTGCTGGCGGTTTGACGCCAGAGAACATCGCCGAAGCGATTCGCACGGCCCAGCCTGACGGCGTGGATGTGGCTAGTGGCGTGGAGAGTTCGCCGGGGAAAAAGGACGCGGCGAAGGTGCGGGACTTTGTCGCGGCGGCGAAGCTGGCGTTTACCGAAATCACCGGCCAATCGTGA
- a CDS encoding DinB family protein, with the protein MKPHLLRMFRYMTWADQQTLAAVRDCPPAHAEALPLYAHILAAEHVWLSRLLQRTPQFSVWPTIALDDCSRLAEENAAGYRDFVTPLAAEGLTEIVSYRNMKGDPFTTPIIDILTQVLTHGPYHRGQIAKILGRHGGAVPSTDYITYAREVEPLQS; encoded by the coding sequence ATGAAACCACACCTGCTACGCATGTTCCGCTACATGACCTGGGCCGATCAGCAAACGCTCGCCGCCGTGCGCGATTGCCCACCCGCGCATGCGGAAGCTTTGCCGCTCTACGCACACATTCTCGCTGCGGAACACGTTTGGCTATCGCGACTCCTGCAGCGCACGCCGCAGTTCAGCGTCTGGCCGACGATCGCGCTCGACGACTGCAGTCGCCTGGCAGAAGAAAACGCGGCCGGCTATCGCGACTTCGTCACGCCGCTCGCCGCCGAAGGCCTGACCGAGATCGTGTCGTATCGCAACATGAAAGGCGATCCCTTCACGACGCCGATCATCGACATCCTCACGCAGGTCCTCACCCACGGCCCGTACCACCGCGGCCAAATCGCCAAAATCCTCGGCCGCCACGGCGGCGCCGTGCCGAGCACCGATTACATCACCTACGCCCGTGAGGTAGAGCCACTCCAGTCCTAA
- a CDS encoding class I SAM-dependent methyltransferase — MSSPNAYDEVLYESHPFAQTHPNRLATIGKLFGMTPAPLNKCRVLELGCSSGGNILPLAERYPDSEFVGIDASARQIALGKETLNALQLKNLSLLHEDILKFSKHYGQFDYIITHGVFSWVPANVQDAILRICQEHLSPNGIAYISYNTNPGWRLRGMIRDIMTYRARNISNPAEKLRESRALLDFLAESVSTKNNAYGILLADEVNHIRPKQDWYLIHEYLEEVNEPDYFHQFMDRAHSHQLQYLGEADYSTMLASNFPPEVEATLKKLANDIIETEQYMDLVRNRLFRQTLLCHKSAVLDRTIPAERIFDLYVASSSEAEGGKDFDPRSWDPVTFKRPGSTLTTKEPLLKAAMLELRAAWPRPIQFRELLSAARGRLHPGSQVIDAERAANDAKNLARPLLRCYATTHVDLHADPPDVASVVPELPAISRLAQLQASQPGAVTNLQHEVVQLGDFERQVAKLLDGTRDRQAVIETLAKLVADKTLVVHEKGKPVTDMDQIRVILSKVLEDALPALARKHLLLPAKVAE; from the coding sequence ATGTCGTCGCCTAATGCTTACGACGAAGTGCTGTACGAAAGCCATCCCTTTGCCCAGACACATCCGAACCGGCTGGCGACGATCGGCAAACTCTTCGGCATGACGCCGGCGCCGCTCAACAAGTGCCGGGTGCTCGAACTCGGCTGCTCGAGCGGTGGCAACATCCTGCCGCTGGCCGAGCGCTATCCCGATAGCGAGTTCGTCGGCATCGATGCTTCGGCGCGGCAAATTGCGCTCGGCAAAGAAACGCTGAACGCCCTGCAGTTGAAAAATCTCTCGCTGCTGCACGAAGACATTTTGAAGTTCTCGAAGCACTACGGCCAGTTCGATTACATCATCACGCATGGCGTCTTTTCGTGGGTGCCAGCCAATGTGCAAGATGCGATTCTGCGCATCTGCCAGGAGCATCTGTCGCCGAACGGCATTGCGTATATCAGTTACAACACCAATCCGGGTTGGCGGCTGCGCGGCATGATTCGCGACATCATGACCTACCGCGCCCGCAACATCAGCAATCCCGCCGAAAAGCTCCGCGAATCGCGGGCCCTGCTCGACTTTCTCGCCGAGTCGGTTTCGACCAAGAACAACGCGTATGGCATTCTGCTGGCCGATGAGGTGAACCACATTCGGCCGAAGCAGGATTGGTATCTCATTCATGAGTATCTGGAAGAAGTCAACGAGCCTGATTACTTCCATCAATTCATGGATCGCGCCCATTCGCACCAGCTGCAATATTTGGGCGAAGCCGATTACAGCACGATGCTGGCCAGCAATTTTCCGCCGGAGGTAGAAGCGACGCTGAAGAAGCTCGCCAATGACATCATTGAGACCGAGCAGTACATGGATCTCGTGCGCAATCGCCTCTTCCGACAGACGCTGCTATGTCATAAAAGCGCGGTACTCGATCGAACGATTCCGGCGGAGCGGATTTTTGATCTGTATGTTGCTTCGTCTTCGGAAGCCGAAGGTGGCAAGGACTTTGACCCGCGCAGCTGGGATCCGGTGACATTCAAACGCCCTGGTTCCACCCTCACGACTAAAGAGCCGCTGCTGAAAGCCGCGATGCTGGAGTTGCGGGCGGCGTGGCCGCGGCCCATTCAATTTCGCGAGCTCTTGTCGGCAGCCCGCGGCCGGTTGCATCCCGGTTCGCAGGTGATTGATGCCGAGCGGGCCGCCAACGATGCGAAGAATCTCGCCCGGCCGTTATTGCGTTGCTACGCGACGACGCACGTCGACCTGCATGCCGACCCGCCGGATGTGGCTTCGGTCGTTCCAGAACTGCCGGCCATCTCGCGCCTCGCGCAACTGCAAGCCAGTCAGCCCGGCGCAGTGACCAATCTGCAGCACGAAGTGGTGCAGCTCGGCGATTTCGAACGGCAGGTTGCCAAACTTCTCGATGGCACACGCGATCGGCAGGCCGTGATCGAAACGTTGGCGAAGCTCGTCGCCGACAAGACGCT